Proteins from a single region of Rana temporaria chromosome 5, aRanTem1.1, whole genome shotgun sequence:
- the MOS gene encoding proto-oncogene serine/threonine-protein kinase mos isoform X2 — protein MPSPIPVERFLPRDLSPSIDLRPCSSPLELSRYKSGDGSAFCSRPAPRRLPPRLAWCSIDWEQVRILEPLGSGGFGSVYRATYRGQTVALKKVKRSSKNRLASRQSFWGELNAARLCHPHVIRVLAASASCPGDTGSPGTIIMEYAGSCTLHRRIYGRSPPLGKACCLRYARHITDGLRFLHRGGVVHLDLKPANVLLASGDLCKIGDFGCSQRMREHDGEACNTQLRHLGGTYTHRAPELLRGEPVTAKADIYSFAITLWQMVTRELPYTGDRQCVLYAVVAYDLRPEIGDIFLGTEEGKLTRDIVQNCWAARPEERPNAEELINAIDLIHTEEDSPMVPEHSPKQGGPQDSPMVLKHSPMAPEQRPMVPEHSPQQGGPQKDSPMILEHSLQQGGPQEHSPMAPEHSPKQGGPQDSPMVLKHSPQQGGPQEHSPMVLKHSPMVPEHSPQQGGPQEDSPMVLKHSLKQGGPQKDSPMVPEHSPQQGGPQEDSPMVPEHSPQQGGPQEDSPMVPEHSPQQGGPQEDSPMVPEHSPQQGGPQEDSPMVPEHSPQQGGPQEDSPMVPEHSPQQGGPQEDSPMVPEHSPQQGGPQEDSPMVHEHSPQQSAPQKSPSIGDNQDCPSSAHTTCLQDLSS, from the exons ATGCCGTCCCCAATCCCCGTTGAGCGGTTCCTCCCCcgggatctgtccccttccataGACCTCCGTCCATGTAGCAGTCCTCTGGAGCTGAGCCGTTACAAGTCCGGTGATGGGAGCGCTTTCTGCAGCCGCCCGGCCCCGCGCAGGCTCCCTCCCCGCCTGGCCTGGTGCAGCATAGACTGGGAGCAGGTTCGGATTCTGGAGCCGCTGGGCTCGGGGGGCTTCGGCTCGGTGTACCGGGCCACCTACCGCGGGCAAACCGTGGCTCTGAAGAAGGTAAAGCGCAGCAGCAAGAATCGCCTGGCGTCCCGGCAGAGCTTTTGGGGTGAGCTGAACGCCGCTCGCCTCTGTCACCCGCACGTGATCCGCGTCCTGGCCGCCAGCGCCTCATGCCCCGGGGACACCGGTAGTCCCGGCACCATAATCATGGAGTACGCCGGCAGCTGCACCCTACACCGCCGCATCTACGGCCGGAGCCCCCCGCTGGGGAAAGCCTGCTGCCTGCGCTACGCCCGGCACATCACGGACGGCCTCCGCTTCCTGCACCGGGGCGGCGTGGTTCACCTGGACCTGAAGCCGGCCAACGTGCTGCTGGCCTCGGGAGACCTGTGCAAGATCGGGGACTTCGGCTGCTCGCAGAGGATGCGGGAGCACGACGGGGAAGCCTGCAATACTCAACTCCGCCACCTAGGGGGCACCTACACCCACCGGGCACCGGAGCTGCTCCGCGGAGAGCCGGTCACCGCCAAGGCGGACATCTACTCCTTCGCCATCACCTTGTGGCAGATGGTGACCCGGGAGCTGCCCTACACCGGGGACCGCCAGTGTGTGCTCTACGCCGTGGTGGCCTATGACCTGCGCCCGGAGATCGGGGACATCTTCCTGGGGACCGAGGAGGGCAAGCTGACCAGGGACATCGTACAGAACTGCTGGGCTGCCCGGCCCGAGGAGCGACCCAATGCCGAGGAACTGATCAACGCCATCGACCTCATCCATACCGAGGAGGACAGCCCTATGGTCCCTGAGCACAGTCCCAAACAGGGTGGGCCCCAGGACAGCCCTATGGTCCTTAAGCACAGCCCTATGGCCCCTGAGCAACGCCCTATGGTCCCTGAGCACAGTCCCCAACAGGGTGGGCCCCAGAAAGACAGCCCTATGATCCTTGAGCACAGTCTCCAACAGGGTGGGCCCCAGGAGCACAGCCCTATGGCCCCTGAGCACAGTCCCAAACAGGGTGGGCCCCAGGACAGCCCTATGGTCCTTA AGCACAGTCCCCAACAGGGTGGGCCCCAGGAGCACAGCCCTATGGTCCTTAAGCACAGTCCTATGGTCCCGGAGCACAGTCCCCAACAGGGTGGGCCCCAGGAGGACAGCCCTATGGTCCTTAAGCACAGTCTCAAACAGGGTGGGCCCCAGAAGGACAGCCCTATGGTCCCTGAGCACAGTCCCCAACAGGGTGGGCCCCAGGAGGACAGCCCTATGGTCCCTGAGCACAGTCCCCAACAGGGTGGGCCCCAGGAGGACAGCCCTATGGTCCCTGAGCACAGTCCCCAACAGGGTGGGCCCCAGGAGGACAGCCCTATGGTCCCTGAGCACAGTCCCCAACAGGGTGGGCCCCAGGAGGACAGCCCTATGGTCCCTGAGCACAGTCCCCAACAGGGTGGGCCCCAGGAGGACAGCCCTATGGTCCCTGAGCACAGTCCCCAACAGGGTGGGCCCCAGGAGGACAGCCCTATGGTCCCTGAGCACAGTCCCCAACAGGGTGGGCCCCAGGAGGACAGCCCTATGGTCCATGAGCACAGTCctcaacagagtgcgccccagaaATCGCCCTCTATTGGGGACAACCAGGACTGTCCCAGCTCAGCACACACCACCTGCCTGCAGGACCTCTCCTCCTGA
- the MOS gene encoding proto-oncogene serine/threonine-protein kinase mos isoform X1, with product MPSPIPVERFLPRDLSPSIDLRPCSSPLELSRYKSGDGSAFCSRPAPRRLPPRLAWCSIDWEQVRILEPLGSGGFGSVYRATYRGQTVALKKVKRSSKNRLASRQSFWGELNAARLCHPHVIRVLAASASCPGDTGSPGTIIMEYAGSCTLHRRIYGRSPPLGKACCLRYARHITDGLRFLHRGGVVHLDLKPANVLLASGDLCKIGDFGCSQRMREHDGEACNTQLRHLGGTYTHRAPELLRGEPVTAKADIYSFAITLWQMVTRELPYTGDRQCVLYAVVAYDLRPEIGDIFLGTEEGKLTRDIVQNCWAARPEERPNAEELINAIDLIHTEEDSPMVPEHSPKQGGPQDSPMVLKHSPMAPEQRPMVPEHSPQQGGPQKDSPMILEHSLQQGGPQEHSPMAPEHSPKQGGPQDSPMVLKHSPMAPEQRPMVPEHSPQQGGPQEHSPMVLKHSPMVPEHSPQQGGPQEDSPMVLKHSLKQGGPQKDSPMVPEHSPQQGGPQEDSPMVPEHSPQQGGPQEDSPMVPEHSPQQGGPQEDSPMVPEHSPQQGGPQEDSPMVPEHSPQQGGPQEDSPMVPEHSPQQGGPQEDSPMVPEHSPQQGGPQEDSPMVHEHSPQQSAPQKSPSIGDNQDCPSSAHTTCLQDLSS from the coding sequence ATGCCGTCCCCAATCCCCGTTGAGCGGTTCCTCCCCcgggatctgtccccttccataGACCTCCGTCCATGTAGCAGTCCTCTGGAGCTGAGCCGTTACAAGTCCGGTGATGGGAGCGCTTTCTGCAGCCGCCCGGCCCCGCGCAGGCTCCCTCCCCGCCTGGCCTGGTGCAGCATAGACTGGGAGCAGGTTCGGATTCTGGAGCCGCTGGGCTCGGGGGGCTTCGGCTCGGTGTACCGGGCCACCTACCGCGGGCAAACCGTGGCTCTGAAGAAGGTAAAGCGCAGCAGCAAGAATCGCCTGGCGTCCCGGCAGAGCTTTTGGGGTGAGCTGAACGCCGCTCGCCTCTGTCACCCGCACGTGATCCGCGTCCTGGCCGCCAGCGCCTCATGCCCCGGGGACACCGGTAGTCCCGGCACCATAATCATGGAGTACGCCGGCAGCTGCACCCTACACCGCCGCATCTACGGCCGGAGCCCCCCGCTGGGGAAAGCCTGCTGCCTGCGCTACGCCCGGCACATCACGGACGGCCTCCGCTTCCTGCACCGGGGCGGCGTGGTTCACCTGGACCTGAAGCCGGCCAACGTGCTGCTGGCCTCGGGAGACCTGTGCAAGATCGGGGACTTCGGCTGCTCGCAGAGGATGCGGGAGCACGACGGGGAAGCCTGCAATACTCAACTCCGCCACCTAGGGGGCACCTACACCCACCGGGCACCGGAGCTGCTCCGCGGAGAGCCGGTCACCGCCAAGGCGGACATCTACTCCTTCGCCATCACCTTGTGGCAGATGGTGACCCGGGAGCTGCCCTACACCGGGGACCGCCAGTGTGTGCTCTACGCCGTGGTGGCCTATGACCTGCGCCCGGAGATCGGGGACATCTTCCTGGGGACCGAGGAGGGCAAGCTGACCAGGGACATCGTACAGAACTGCTGGGCTGCCCGGCCCGAGGAGCGACCCAATGCCGAGGAACTGATCAACGCCATCGACCTCATCCATACCGAGGAGGACAGCCCTATGGTCCCTGAGCACAGTCCCAAACAGGGTGGGCCCCAGGACAGCCCTATGGTCCTTAAGCACAGCCCTATGGCCCCTGAGCAACGCCCTATGGTCCCTGAGCACAGTCCCCAACAGGGTGGGCCCCAGAAAGACAGCCCTATGATCCTTGAGCACAGTCTCCAACAGGGTGGGCCCCAGGAGCACAGCCCTATGGCCCCTGAGCACAGTCCCAAACAGGGTGGGCCCCAGGACAGCCCTATGGTCCTTAAGCACAGCCCTATGGCCCCTGAGCAACGCCCTATGGTCCCTGAGCACAGTCCCCAACAGGGTGGGCCCCAGGAGCACAGCCCTATGGTCCTTAAGCACAGTCCTATGGTCCCGGAGCACAGTCCCCAACAGGGTGGGCCCCAGGAGGACAGCCCTATGGTCCTTAAGCACAGTCTCAAACAGGGTGGGCCCCAGAAGGACAGCCCTATGGTCCCTGAGCACAGTCCCCAACAGGGTGGGCCCCAGGAGGACAGCCCTATGGTCCCTGAGCACAGTCCCCAACAGGGTGGGCCCCAGGAGGACAGCCCTATGGTCCCTGAGCACAGTCCCCAACAGGGTGGGCCCCAGGAGGACAGCCCTATGGTCCCTGAGCACAGTCCCCAACAGGGTGGGCCCCAGGAGGACAGCCCTATGGTCCCTGAGCACAGTCCCCAACAGGGTGGGCCCCAGGAGGACAGCCCTATGGTCCCTGAGCACAGTCCCCAACAGGGTGGGCCCCAGGAGGACAGCCCTATGGTCCCTGAGCACAGTCCCCAACAGGGTGGGCCCCAGGAGGACAGCCCTATGGTCCATGAGCACAGTCctcaacagagtgcgccccagaaATCGCCCTCTATTGGGGACAACCAGGACTGTCCCAGCTCAGCACACACCACCTGCCTGCAGGACCTCTCCTCCTGA